A stretch of Desulfotalea psychrophila LSv54 DNA encodes these proteins:
- a CDS encoding S49 family peptidase: protein MITPHIVSEVLNRPLLVTPDKLHAILGVLNSKNEGHLDLDLAALAPLLGADKNGMATRAESRPVRRSSDEEKRVAIIPVIGSLVARNRGFDDGSGLRSYRTIAHEIDQALADQSILGIVLDIDSYGGAAAGCARLAGHIKEAGLVKPIYANIDLNCFSAATWIASACTKVFLSDGLDAGMGSVGCIAIHRDQSVKNEKEGEVYTAVYFGERKNDFSPHQPLSGDLQTKMQAGVDRMGHAFAAAVAENRGLDLQAVLKMQAGTFYGQDAITHGLADGVASLTETVALLGAEAEERERASVHNTTGLTQAKNRGETMSLSEKLSALLAEEGAVQALAKLGYIAADAAKTEMSEALTAQKSSCLDAVNLAAIAGANALQVKAILEGENLSSEHVGATLQSMRASAGAKNLASTISHAAGDGKHPLVAAAEKVQKSA, encoded by the coding sequence ATGATTACCCCGCATATTGTCAGTGAAGTTTTAAACCGTCCCCTCCTGGTTACCCCCGATAAGCTCCACGCTATTCTCGGGGTGCTCAATAGCAAGAACGAGGGACATCTTGACCTTGATCTTGCAGCCCTTGCCCCCCTTCTGGGTGCGGATAAAAACGGTATGGCCACTCGGGCAGAATCCCGACCCGTGCGCAGAAGCAGTGATGAGGAGAAGCGGGTGGCCATCATCCCCGTGATCGGCAGTCTTGTCGCCCGTAACCGTGGTTTTGACGATGGCTCCGGTCTGCGCTCCTACCGAACCATTGCCCATGAGATCGACCAGGCCCTGGCGGATCAGTCCATCCTCGGCATCGTCCTCGATATTGACTCCTACGGTGGGGCGGCCGCTGGCTGTGCGCGTCTGGCCGGGCATATTAAGGAGGCCGGTCTCGTGAAACCCATCTATGCCAATATTGATCTCAACTGTTTTTCGGCAGCCACCTGGATCGCCTCTGCATGCACTAAGGTCTTTTTGAGCGACGGGCTGGATGCGGGGATGGGTTCCGTGGGCTGTATTGCCATCCATCGGGACCAGAGTGTCAAGAACGAGAAGGAGGGCGAGGTCTATACAGCCGTCTATTTTGGTGAGCGTAAGAATGATTTTAGCCCTCACCAACCACTCTCGGGTGATTTGCAGACCAAGATGCAGGCTGGGGTGGATCGGATGGGCCATGCCTTTGCCGCCGCCGTGGCAGAGAATCGTGGCCTTGATCTACAGGCCGTCCTTAAGATGCAGGCGGGTACCTTCTATGGCCAGGATGCCATCACCCATGGTCTTGCCGATGGTGTTGCCAGCCTTACCGAAACCGTCGCCCTGCTTGGTGCAGAGGCAGAAGAAAGAGAACGGGCTTCCGTTCATAACACAACAGGCCTGACTCAGGCAAAAAACAGAGGTGAAACTATGTCACTATCCGAAAAACTCTCCGCACTTCTGGCAGAAGAGGGGGCGGTACAGGCCCTGGCCAAACTTGGCTACATTGCAGCCGATGCGGCAAAAACAGAGATGAGCGAGGCGCTTACCGCCCAAAAGAGCAGCTGTCTTGATGCCGTTAATCTGGCCGCCATCGCCGGGGCCAATGCCCTGCAGGTGAAGGCTATTTTGGAGGGTGAGAATCTTTCCAGCGAGCATGTGGGCGCGACCCTGCAGTCCATGCGTGCCAGTGCCGGGGCCAAGAATCTTGCCTCCACCATTTCGCATGCGGCCGGTGATGGTAAACATCCCCTGGTGGCAGCGGCTGAAAAAGTTCAGAAGTCTGCCTGA
- a CDS encoding putative holin, translating into MRDERLQKMVLISLVCLLLVALVAPYQLPLVGYKLGLVCLGACTFFWLDRIAFPYSRPGSYLLKPWQEVGDFIEGQADYKIAYGYEMVFALVCCRRAFMMSIGGSLGLALGL; encoded by the coding sequence GTGAGAGATGAACGATTGCAAAAGATGGTTTTGATAAGTTTGGTCTGCCTGTTATTGGTGGCTTTGGTTGCGCCCTATCAGTTGCCACTTGTAGGCTATAAGCTTGGTCTGGTCTGTCTGGGAGCCTGTACCTTTTTCTGGTTGGATCGGATTGCCTTTCCCTATTCCCGCCCTGGTTCCTATCTGCTCAAACCATGGCAGGAGGTGGGAGATTTTATTGAAGGTCAGGCTGATTATAAAATCGCCTATGGTTATGAAATGGTCTTTGCCCTGGTCTGCTGCAGGCGGGCTTTTATGATGAGTATTGGGGGATCTCTGGGCCTTGCCCTGGGACTGTAG
- a CDS encoding major capsid protein yields the protein MSDLIVNPFDDGGYDLATMTTAVNIIPNKYGRLRSMGLFAREPVQSRVIIVEEKNGHLTLLPSLPPGSPGTRAKNGKGKTRSFIIPHIPYDDVVRPSDIQDKREAGTSNPKTLETVMMQRLTGIRGSHAITEEHLMCGAIKGIILDADGSELYDLYKEFGITAKVIAFALGAEGGDVAAKCRQVVRHIEDNLLGEVMSGVHCICGEMFMDDLISDPSVEKFFLNHTKALQLAGIDEDPRKGFVFGGITFEEYRAKATDPSTGKARSFIGADDAHFFPVGTMNTFKIHDAPAEYMETVNTFGQPLYAKQVMSADGKKIDILSESNPLPICRRPGLLVKGTK from the coding sequence ATGTCTGATCTTATTGTTAATCCCTTTGATGACGGGGGCTATGACCTGGCCACCATGACCACTGCGGTCAACATCATTCCCAATAAATATGGTCGGCTGCGTAGCATGGGCCTCTTTGCCCGTGAGCCGGTGCAGAGTCGGGTCATCATTGTTGAAGAGAAGAATGGCCATCTCACCCTCCTGCCTTCCCTGCCTCCTGGTAGCCCTGGTACCCGGGCAAAAAATGGTAAGGGCAAAACCAGATCCTTTATCATTCCCCATATTCCCTACGACGATGTGGTTCGTCCCTCGGATATTCAGGATAAACGCGAGGCCGGCACCTCCAACCCAAAAACCCTTGAAACCGTGATGATGCAACGTCTCACCGGTATTCGTGGTTCTCATGCCATCACCGAAGAGCATCTCATGTGCGGGGCAATCAAGGGGATCATTCTCGATGCCGATGGCAGCGAGCTTTACGATCTCTATAAGGAGTTTGGTATCACCGCCAAGGTCATCGCCTTTGCCCTGGGTGCCGAGGGCGGCGATGTGGCGGCTAAGTGTCGCCAGGTTGTGCGTCATATCGAAGACAACCTGCTGGGTGAGGTGATGAGCGGTGTGCACTGTATCTGTGGCGAGATGTTCATGGACGACCTCATCTCTGATCCGAGCGTTGAGAAGTTCTTCCTGAACCACACTAAGGCTCTGCAGCTTGCGGGTATTGATGAAGATCCACGTAAGGGCTTTGTCTTTGGTGGAATCACCTTCGAGGAGTATCGGGCCAAGGCAACGGATCCAAGCACCGGTAAAGCCCGAAGCTTCATCGGCGCAGATGATGCCCACTTTTTCCCCGTGGGTACCATGAACACCTTTAAGATCCACGATGCGCCGGCGGAGTATATGGAGACCGTAAACACCTTTGGTCAACCCCTCTATGCTAAGCAGGTGATGTCGGCCGATGGCAAGAAGATAGATATCCTCAGTGAGTCCAATCCACTGCCTATCTGTCGTCGTCCTGGTCTTTTGGTTAAGGGCACCAAGTAA
- a CDS encoding head decoration protein codes for MPVKTESNTLSDGLKWEQDANYSRAKVTIAYHAKAPLLAVLGQVTTSGKYKPLNPAGDDGTEKAAGISLLAVDASGGDCAGVILNDDALVNMDALVWPDAITVEQKAAAIVELSALGIKAVSVA; via the coding sequence ATGCCAGTAAAAACAGAATCCAATACCCTTTCCGATGGATTGAAATGGGAACAGGACGCCAACTATTCCCGGGCCAAGGTGACCATCGCCTACCATGCCAAGGCTCCCCTGCTCGCGGTTTTGGGGCAGGTCACCACCAGTGGCAAATATAAACCGCTTAATCCCGCCGGCGACGATGGCACAGAAAAAGCCGCCGGAATCTCTCTGCTGGCAGTCGATGCCAGTGGCGGAGATTGTGCCGGTGTCATCTTAAACGATGATGCCTTGGTCAATATGGATGCCCTGGTCTGGCCTGACGCAATAACCGTTGAGCAGAAGGCCGCCGCAATCGTTGAGCTTTCGGCCCTCGGTATCAAGGCCGTTTCCGTTGCCTAA
- a CDS encoding phage tail tube protein — MGRAVSIIGTTYVGLLDKDKKLVGGYRRVGECYPFKIKVETEQKKMESRQRESAGQTLHTKNRVSAIGGSINIREWTAANLAWALSGTEVLNTAVAGTVADESVTLIADNWVRLAHQNISAVKIADAAEGSDFEVNAPLGLIRFITGGALSATAVSVAYSYAEESGYRVDIGNKSLVRVAIMIDGENEYTGEAISAVFDSVVLSSSAEISLISEPDNEYEELPFELSFETLPGKKSPGYINGLPL, encoded by the coding sequence ATGGGAAGAGCAGTATCGATTATCGGCACCACCTATGTGGGCCTATTGGATAAGGATAAAAAACTTGTCGGTGGCTATCGGCGGGTGGGCGAGTGTTATCCCTTTAAGATTAAGGTCGAGACCGAGCAGAAGAAGATGGAATCTCGCCAGCGAGAAAGTGCCGGGCAAACCCTGCACACTAAGAACCGGGTCAGTGCCATTGGTGGTTCTATAAATATTCGTGAATGGACAGCAGCCAATCTTGCCTGGGCCTTGTCTGGTACCGAGGTACTTAATACCGCAGTTGCCGGCACGGTGGCCGATGAGTCCGTCACCCTGATTGCAGATAACTGGGTGCGTTTAGCCCATCAAAATATTTCGGCAGTGAAGATCGCCGATGCCGCCGAGGGCAGTGACTTTGAGGTAAACGCGCCTCTGGGGCTTATCCGTTTTATTACTGGTGGGGCCTTGAGTGCCACTGCGGTTTCCGTTGCCTATAGCTATGCAGAAGAATCTGGCTACCGGGTTGATATTGGCAACAAGTCTCTGGTTCGGGTGGCCATCATGATTGATGGTGAAAACGAATATACAGGTGAAGCCATTTCAGCGGTGTTTGATTCCGTGGTGCTCTCCTCTTCAGCTGAGATCAGCCTTATCTCTGAGCCTGATAATGAGTACGAAGAGCTGCCCTTTGAACTCTCCTTTGAGACTCTCCCAGGGAAGAAGTCACCGGGCTATATCAATGGTCTTCCGCTTTAG